The genomic DNA ATATATTTAAAATAAGCGATAATATCGTCTAGATTCTGCTCAGAGAGATCGGGATGGTCCGGCATATGGGTGTGGCGGTATAAAGAAGGATTTCGAATAAACTCTTTAATCATATAGGTGTTTCTGTAAGTGGTAATGCTCTGAGGGGCATTCATGTCAGGGCCGATCTTACCGCCCTCCCCGTTCATTGCGTGACACCTGATGCACCTTGCTTTGAAAATCTCATAACCTTTGTAGACTTCAGATCCTTCCAATGCCCCTATGGGAGTAACGCCGGCATATTCGTTATTAAAATCAATAAGGTTTATTGTTTCAAGCTCCCATGGCCAGGGGTATCCATTAGCTGTAGTTTGATTCTCTCCTGTCCACACAAGATAAAACGGGCCGGGATTTACTTCTCTAATGCTAATAGGTTCCCAGTACGGATATTCTAAATCCTCAAACACTATATAGCCCCCGGACTCTTGGAGCTTAGTTGTTGAAGAAACGGCTGTGTAGCCGTCAAGCGCTTCAAAGGCTACATCTGTATAACTCTCGCTACTCCAATTTTCTCCATAAGCTAGATTGAGGACATCGGAAAGTAAAAATGCATTATAGTGTTTTTCTTTCTCATACATAGGGTCTGTGAATGTTATGTCATGAATTTCAAGATCTTCCTTGAGGTCTTTTAGGCTGATTGCTTCCTCTAGCTCGCCTGAAACAAGGAACGTGAGTGAAGGTCCGGGCTCTGGGTGTGAAGATTTATTAAGCG from Thermodesulfobacteriota bacterium includes the following:
- a CDS encoding cytochrome c, with the translated sequence MTKKYSQVIKNPRLGAITLLMAIGIIMVLMLIINISLNKSSHPEPGPSLTFLVSGELEEAISLKDLKEDLEIHDITFTDPMYEKEKHYNAFLLSDVLNLAYGENWSSESYTDVAFEALDGYTAVSSTTKLQESGGYIVFEDLEYPYWEPISIREVNPGPFYLVWTGENQTTANGYPWPWELETINLIDFNNEYAGVTPIGALEGSEVYKGYEIFKARCIRCHAMNGEGGKIGPDMNAPQSITTYRNTYMIKEFIRNPSLYRHTHMPDHPDLSEQNLDDIIAYFKYMDEIKN